One genomic region from Flagellimonas oceani encodes:
- a CDS encoding alkaline phosphatase: protein MKISYKTIVVLLSTFGFMGCSTKKEEKPSEIKKTEPLSIIFMIGDGMGVPQVSTAYYFGDSLPNFSRFKHIGLHKTSATDYTITDSAAGATAFSIGEKTYKRAIGVSTDSIPKETILETLQMEGYQTGLISLTTITHATPASFYAHVTDRDMHEDIALDLLETKVDFFAGGGKKYFNQREDGRNLFEELIAENYHLDTLGLSKPEIDKRNAYILADDGIPSKTEGRGEYLSEATQMALDYFDQKKEPFFMMVEGSYIDWGGHAENAEMMISEVADFDKTLGVVLDYVEEHPNTLLVVTADHETGGVSIGKNYKVDESTGEKKEVPEKVTVYFNSDQHSGELIPVFSAGKGAENFQGIYENNEIYHKMINAINQAK, encoded by the coding sequence ATGAAAATTTCTTATAAAACAATCGTTGTGCTCTTGTCCACCTTTGGGTTTATGGGCTGCAGCACAAAAAAGGAGGAAAAACCTTCAGAAATAAAAAAAACCGAGCCCTTGAGCATCATTTTTATGATCGGGGACGGAATGGGGGTGCCCCAAGTATCAACCGCCTACTATTTTGGCGACAGCCTCCCGAATTTCTCGCGGTTCAAGCATATTGGACTGCACAAAACCTCGGCTACGGATTATACCATCACCGATTCGGCTGCGGGGGCAACGGCCTTTTCCATAGGCGAAAAAACCTATAAAAGGGCCATAGGTGTCTCAACGGACTCCATTCCCAAAGAGACCATATTGGAAACCTTGCAGATGGAAGGATACCAAACAGGTCTTATTAGCCTTACAACGATTACGCATGCAACCCCGGCCAGTTTTTATGCCCATGTTACAGACCGTGACATGCATGAGGACATTGCCTTGGATCTATTGGAGACAAAGGTTGATTTCTTTGCAGGAGGGGGCAAAAAATATTTCAATCAAAGGGAAGACGGAAGAAACCTCTTTGAAGAATTGATTGCGGAAAACTATCATTTGGATACCTTGGGATTATCAAAACCCGAGATCGATAAAAGAAATGCCTATATATTGGCAGATGACGGAATTCCATCAAAAACCGAGGGAAGAGGTGAATATTTGTCCGAAGCCACCCAAATGGCCCTGGACTATTTTGATCAAAAGAAAGAACCGTTTTTTATGATGGTGGAAGGTTCCTACATCGATTGGGGAGGCCATGCGGAAAATGCCGAGATGATGATTTCCGAAGTTGCCGACTTTGACAAGACATTGGGTGTTGTCCTGGATTATGTAGAGGAGCATCCCAACACTTTATTGGTGGTTACGGCCGATCATGAAACAGGCGGGGTGAGCATTGGAAAAAATTATAAGGTGGACGAGAGTACGGGCGAAAAAAAGGAAGTGCCCGAAAAAGTAACCGTTTATTTCAATTCCGATCAGCATAGCGGGGAACTGATCCCTGTTTTTTCTGCGGGCAAGGGAGCCGAGAACTTTCAGGGGATTTACGAGAACAACGAAATTTATCACAAAATGATCAACGCCATAAATCAAGCAAAATGA
- a CDS encoding alkaline phosphatase, translating into MKKRTIFLLAMGLIFLITGEIFAQTVYKTHSHNDYAQEIPFWYAYSNGASSIEADVFLKDGSLYVTHAEEEIVEGQTLEKLYLDRLAGLQDLGELRKLQMLIDLKSEAYATLDKLVEVLEGYPNLIHGDKVQFVVSGNRPKPEEYKNYPDFIWFDHQNLEELDKIDLDKVALISSNYKKYTVWNGYGRMTAPELEKVKEVIGLAKATGKPFRFWATPDTKTAWARLARLGVDYINTDKPALARQYLDDLDKNTYTLEQPINVYRPKYEYDSDAQPQNIILMIGDGNGLAQISSAMIANRGELSMTGLKNIGLVKTSSDDDLVTDSAAAGTAMGTGKKTNNRAIGTDPQMQTLTNLVEVVSKKGYLTGIITTDAIYGATPSAFYAHRVERDDTPGLVQDLKESELDFFIAGGENQKKSIEEVFTTRSLETFKEFAGPTGIYIGDIKAPSMSNGRGNVLPMAVAKSLKVLEAKQEPFFMMVEGAQIDNGGHSNSTSDIVQEMLDFDQAVAEALKFADKNKNTLVVITADHETSGFGIMGGSTQDGSVQGGFLTVDHTGIMVPLFAYGPKAQNFNGVYENTDVFGKILELLK; encoded by the coding sequence ATGAAAAAAAGAACAATCTTTTTATTAGCGATGGGACTTATTTTCCTGATTACAGGGGAAATCTTCGCCCAAACCGTTTATAAAACCCACTCGCATAACGACTACGCTCAGGAAATACCGTTTTGGTACGCGTACAGCAATGGGGCATCGTCCATTGAGGCCGATGTATTTTTGAAAGATGGCTCCCTTTACGTAACCCACGCCGAGGAGGAAATAGTAGAAGGGCAGACCTTGGAGAAGCTGTATTTGGACAGACTCGCAGGTTTGCAGGATTTGGGCGAACTCCGAAAGCTGCAAATGCTTATCGACCTAAAGTCCGAGGCCTATGCCACATTGGACAAATTGGTAGAGGTATTGGAAGGATATCCTAACCTGATTCATGGAGATAAGGTCCAATTTGTGGTATCGGGCAATCGACCCAAACCAGAAGAGTACAAGAATTATCCGGATTTTATTTGGTTCGATCATCAAAATTTGGAGGAGCTGGACAAGATTGATCTGGATAAGGTCGCCCTGATCAGTTCAAACTATAAAAAATATACGGTATGGAACGGCTACGGAAGAATGACGGCTCCCGAGCTTGAAAAAGTAAAAGAGGTGATCGGTTTGGCAAAAGCCACGGGCAAACCATTCCGATTTTGGGCCACACCCGATACCAAGACCGCTTGGGCCAGATTGGCCAGATTGGGCGTGGATTACATAAATACGGACAAACCGGCGTTGGCAAGACAATATTTGGATGATCTGGATAAGAATACCTATACCTTGGAACAACCAATTAATGTGTATCGCCCTAAATATGAATATGATTCGGATGCCCAACCACAGAATATTATTTTAATGATCGGTGATGGGAACGGATTGGCACAGATTTCATCTGCCATGATCGCCAATAGGGGAGAACTTTCCATGACAGGGTTAAAAAATATTGGATTGGTAAAAACATCGTCCGATGATGATTTGGTTACGGATTCGGCTGCCGCGGGAACGGCAATGGGAACAGGGAAAAAAACCAATAATCGGGCCATAGGTACCGACCCCCAGATGCAAACGCTTACAAATCTGGTCGAGGTGGTAAGCAAAAAAGGGTATCTTACAGGAATAATCACTACCGATGCCATATACGGTGCCACACCCTCAGCTTTTTATGCGCACCGAGTGGAGCGCGACGATACCCCTGGATTGGTCCAGGACTTAAAAGAGAGTGAACTTGACTTTTTTATAGCGGGAGGAGAAAATCAAAAAAAATCCATCGAAGAAGTTTTTACGACCCGATCACTGGAAACTTTCAAGGAATTTGCAGGGCCGACCGGAATATATATTGGGGACATCAAGGCGCCCTCTATGTCAAACGGTAGGGGGAATGTACTGCCCATGGCCGTCGCAAAGTCATTGAAGGTGTTGGAGGCCAAGCAAGAACCATTTTTTATGATGGTGGAAGGAGCGCAAATCGACAATGGGGGACACTCCAACAGTACCAGTGACATTGTCCAAGAAATGCTGGACTTTGACCAAGCAGTTGCAGAGGCGTTGAAATTCGCCGATAAAAACAAAAACACCTTGGTGGTCATAACGGCCGATCACGAGACCTCGGGATTTGGAATAATGGGGGGCAGTACGCAAGATGGAAGCGTGCAAGGTGGATTTTTGACCGTGGACCATACGGGTATCATGGTGCCGCTTTTTGCATACGGTCCCAAAGCCCAGAATTTTAACGGAGTTTATGAAAATACAGATGTCTTCGGTAAAATTTTAGAGCTTCTTAAATAA
- a CDS encoding mechanosensitive ion channel family protein: protein MDKDLGRLLYNYLLEAGMAEGLAAYINLFVLMIVVLVLVFLLDLLIWKVLRALSVRLARKSINNFDNFLVAHRVPRYVAHIVPLTILLEFVPVAFSDFDYAEIIALKTIKILFVLLVLVIFRKFFKSVNGYLRTRPKFRDKPINSYVQVFMIFAWVVGLLTIFAIVTGTTVWKFFTALGAVSAIILLIFKDSILGLVASIQVTINDMVRIGDWITFEKYGADGDVVEISLATVKVQNFDMTITTIPTYALISDSFKNWRGMQVSGGRRIKRSLIIRQKSIRFLKDEEIEALKKIQLIEGYITTRNDQIRSYNEENKINKELLVNGRNLTNFGVFRKYVTNYLEGHSAINKKMTLMVRQLQPTAQGIPLEIYAFSSDKRWENYEYVMADIFDHLLAALPYFSLELFELPVSKEFVPDQENDAKS from the coding sequence ATGGACAAGGACTTGGGTCGTTTACTTTACAATTACTTATTGGAAGCAGGTATGGCAGAAGGCTTGGCGGCATACATCAATCTTTTTGTGTTGATGATTGTTGTTCTGGTGCTTGTTTTTTTATTGGACCTGCTCATTTGGAAGGTCTTGCGCGCACTCTCCGTAAGGCTGGCCAGAAAGTCCATCAACAACTTTGACAATTTTTTGGTGGCCCATAGAGTGCCCCGTTACGTGGCACATATTGTTCCGTTGACTATTTTATTGGAGTTTGTTCCCGTAGCCTTTTCCGATTTTGATTATGCCGAGATCATAGCGCTTAAAACCATCAAGATTCTTTTTGTTCTCTTGGTATTGGTCATATTCCGAAAGTTTTTTAAGAGCGTGAACGGATACTTGCGAACACGCCCTAAGTTTAGGGACAAGCCCATAAACAGTTACGTTCAGGTATTTATGATCTTTGCCTGGGTAGTGGGGCTCCTCACTATTTTTGCGATAGTGACCGGAACCACGGTTTGGAAGTTTTTTACGGCTTTGGGTGCCGTATCCGCCATAATTTTATTGATCTTTAAAGATTCCATTCTCGGACTTGTCGCCAGTATTCAAGTTACCATTAACGATATGGTACGCATTGGCGATTGGATCACTTTTGAAAAATACGGTGCCGATGGCGATGTGGTAGAAATAAGTTTGGCTACCGTAAAGGTCCAGAATTTTGATATGACCATTACCACCATTCCGACCTATGCACTTATTTCCGATTCCTTCAAAAACTGGAGGGGCATGCAGGTTTCAGGTGGACGGAGGATAAAGCGTTCGTTGATCATTCGGCAAAAAAGCATTCGTTTTCTGAAAGATGAGGAAATCGAGGCCCTTAAAAAGATTCAGCTGATAGAGGGCTACATTACTACAAGGAACGATCAGATCAGATCATATAATGAAGAGAACAAGATCAATAAAGAACTATTGGTCAATGGTAGAAACCTTACCAATTTTGGTGTTTTTCGTAAATATGTGACCAATTATTTGGAAGGCCATTCGGCCATAAACAAAAAAATGACCTTGATGGTAAGACAATTGCAGCCTACCGCACAAGGCATTCCGTTGGAAATCTATGCCTTTAGTTCGGATAAACGTTGGGAGAACTATGAATATGTTATGGCGGATATTTTTGACCATCTTTTGGCCGCATTGCCTTATTTCTCCTTGGAGCTTTTTGAGCTACCGGTTTCGAAGGAATTTGTACCGGACCAAGAGAACGATGCCAAGTCTTGA
- the deoC gene encoding deoxyribose-phosphate aldolase codes for MSLEKYIDHTCLKPTATNTDIANLCQEAIEHEFYAVCVHGCHVGLAKSILRGTHVKIASVVAFPLGAMSTKTKVLEAADCIENGADEIDMVINVGWLKMKDHDAVRDEIKDVKKAIGDHLLKVIIETCFLTNEEKNIACALTVDANADFVKTSTGFGTGGATFEDVELMKKAVGDHAKIKASGGIKTKEQALKYIELGVSRIGTSSGPLLVGDKS; via the coding sequence ATGTCCCTAGAAAAATACATCGACCATACCTGTTTAAAACCAACTGCGACCAATACCGACATCGCCAACTTGTGCCAGGAGGCCATTGAACATGAATTTTATGCCGTTTGTGTGCATGGGTGCCATGTAGGCCTTGCTAAAAGTATACTTAGGGGAACCCATGTTAAAATTGCATCCGTAGTCGCATTTCCTTTGGGAGCCATGTCTACCAAAACCAAGGTGCTAGAAGCTGCTGACTGCATTGAAAACGGCGCGGACGAGATAGATATGGTGATTAATGTGGGATGGCTTAAAATGAAGGATCATGATGCTGTTAGGGATGAAATCAAAGATGTGAAAAAAGCCATTGGCGACCATCTGCTGAAAGTCATTATAGAAACATGCTTCCTCACCAATGAAGAAAAGAACATTGCTTGTGCCCTGACTGTTGATGCCAATGCGGACTTTGTAAAAACCTCAACCGGTTTTGGAACAGGAGGCGCCACTTTCGAAGATGTCGAACTAATGAAAAAAGCAGTGGGGGATCATGCAAAAATCAAAGCTTCCGGAGGCATCAAAACGAAAGAGCAGGCACTAAAATATATTGAGCTCGGCGTTTCCCGAATCGGAACCTCATCAGGTCCACTATTGGTGGGTGATAAATCCTAA
- a CDS encoding nucleotidyl transferase AbiEii/AbiGii toxin family protein, producing MENRVKARDWYDLEWYIKKGISLDLSHFLARAKDTNDWQADNISPEQLIELLQKQIEAVSFKNIKEDVVRFIKDDNILSIWSPEYFHDLVRKIKFKSQLSFWYYDEGGNLRLEFNISGHFLKKPMNFSSVFCFYPPYISKKVELHHSNKS from the coding sequence ATGGAAAATAGGGTAAAAGCGCGAGACTGGTATGATCTGGAATGGTATATCAAGAAGGGAATTTCTTTGGACCTGAGCCATTTTTTGGCAAGGGCAAAAGACACAAACGACTGGCAAGCGGACAATATTTCTCCAGAACAGCTAATTGAACTGCTTCAAAAACAAATTGAAGCAGTATCATTTAAAAACATTAAAGAAGATGTTGTCAGATTTATTAAAGATGACAATATTTTAAGTATTTGGAGCCCTGAATATTTCCATGATCTAGTTAGAAAAATCAAATTCAAAAGTCAATTATCCTTTTGGTACTATGATGAAGGTGGAAATTTGAGATTGGAGTTCAATATCTCAGGTCACTTTTTAAAAAAACCGATGAATTTTTCATCGGTTTTTTGTTTTTATCCCCCTTACATTTCAAAAAAAGTTGAGCTGCACCATTCCAATAAATCATAG
- a CDS encoding nucleotidyl transferase AbiEii/AbiGii toxin family protein: MKTHLKKTGFYGETALRIFYGLDRYSEDLDLSLLQPDPDFSIEPYFKTILDEFKSLGFNVSIKEKHKTKESAIDSAFLKAETIWQEIVLEDVIKQTGVRSNRTLKIKIEVDRRPPLNFIQKKSYFSGHFLFM; encoded by the coding sequence TTGAAAACGCACCTAAAAAAAACAGGCTTTTACGGCGAAACCGCTCTCAGAATTTTCTATGGGCTGGACAGGTATTCAGAAGACCTAGACCTCTCTTTACTTCAACCAGATCCCGATTTTTCCATCGAACCTTATTTCAAAACAATTCTGGATGAATTTAAATCGTTGGGATTCAATGTAAGTATTAAGGAAAAGCATAAGACCAAAGAATCAGCGATTGACTCTGCTTTTTTGAAAGCTGAAACCATATGGCAGGAAATCGTACTTGAAGATGTTATTAAACAAACAGGGGTACGTTCCAACAGGACCCTGAAAATAAAAATAGAAGTGGACCGACGCCCCCCCCTGAACTTTATACAGAAGAAAAGCTATTTCTCAGGCCATTTTCTTTTTATGTAA